One segment of Salvelinus fontinalis isolate EN_2023a chromosome 12, ASM2944872v1, whole genome shotgun sequence DNA contains the following:
- the LOC129867323 gene encoding serine/arginine-rich splicing factor 11-like isoform X2, with protein sequence MPGGGLLPTPNHLASMGGVPLSALGNPNMDPMVAMGMSGNMNPQALSADFLKLMQSMDPTKMNPMAAGMMVNHGMKNDSNKEIEAAMKRVREAQSLISAAIEPGNKKDDKRKHSRSSSRSRRRRSRSRSRYRRSKSRSRRRSHSRSWRRSKSPRRRKSHSRERGRRSKSRDKKKEEKSKKRSKTPPKSYSSTRRSRSVSRRRRRSRSASRSPKKSRSPKRKLSRSPSPRRHKKDKKKDKEREKDRDRERKEVRGRDERERSTSKKSKDQEKDHDCKSDSEKGDVKSSLLLQVTRDYDEEEQGYDSGKEVEEEERKSNSDSASSPKPREESEKKPAEESGKKSKQNGDDHHDEDDMEMSD encoded by the exons ATGCCTGGAGGGGGCCTTCTCCCCACTCCAAATCATTTGGCGTCT ATGGGGGGTGTGCCCCTTTCAGCTCTTGGAAATCCCAACATGGATCCCATGGTTGCCATGGGCATGTCTGGCAACATGAACCCTCAG GCCCTCTCTGCTGACTTTCTGAAGCTTATGCAATCCATGGATCCTACTAA GATGAATCCAATGGCTGCTGGTATGATGGTTAATCATGGTATGAAGAATGACTCCAATAAGGAGATTGAGGCTGCCATGAAGAGGGTCAGAGAGGCCCAGTCTCTCATCTCTGCAGCTATTGAGCCTGGAA ATAAGAAAGACGACAAGCGCAAACATTCCCGCTCCAGCTCTCGGTCAAGGCGGAGGAGGTCCAGGTCTCGCTCTCGTTACAG GCGATCGAAGAGCAGGTCTCGACGGAGGTCGCACTCGAGGAGCTGGAGGCGGTCGAAGAGCCCCCGCAGAAGGAAGTCCCACTCCAGAGAGAGGGGCAGACGCAGCAAATCCAG GGAtaagaagaaagaggagaaatCTAAGAAGCGCTCCAAGACTCCGCCTAAGAGCTACAGCAGTACCAGGAGGTCTCGAAGCGTCAGTCG GAGACGTAGAAGAAGCCGCAGTGCCTCTCGGTCACCAAAGAAGTCCAGGTCCCCAAAGAGGAAACTGTCCAGGTCCCCTTCCCCTAGAAG GCACAAGAAGGACAAAAAGAAGGACAAAGAGCGAGAGAAGGACAGGGATCGCGAGAGGAAAGAGGTCAGAGGCCGAGACGAAAGAGAACGATCCACCAGCAAGAAGAGCAAAGACCAGGAGAAGGACCACGACTGTAAATCTGACAGCGAGAAAGGAGATGTCAAG AGCTCTTTGCTCTTGCAGGTGACCAGGGATTATGATGAGGAGGAGCAGGGCTATGACAGTGgaaaagaggtagaggaagaagagaggaagagcaACTCTGATTCGGCGTCATCCCCTAAGCCCCGGGAGGAGTCTGAAAAGAAGCCTGCAGAGGAGAGCGGCAAGAAGTCCAAACAGAACGGAGATGACCACCATGATGAGGACGACATGGAGATGAGTGACTGA
- the LOC129867323 gene encoding serine/arginine-rich splicing factor 11-like isoform X1, with protein sequence MTNVIQVTNVSPSTTSEQMRTLFGFLGNIEELKLFPPDESPLPVTSRVCFVKFLETESVGVSQHLTNTVFVDRALIVVPFAEGVIPDESKALSLLAPANAVAGCMPGGGLLPTPNHLASMGGVPLSALGNPNMDPMVAMGMSGNMNPQALSADFLKLMQSMDPTKMNPMAAGMMVNHGMKNDSNKEIEAAMKRVREAQSLISAAIEPGNKKDDKRKHSRSSSRSRRRRSRSRSRYRRSKSRSRRRSHSRSWRRSKSPRRRKSHSRERGRRSKSRDKKKEEKSKKRSKTPPKSYSSTRRSRSVSRRRRRSRSASRSPKKSRSPKRKLSRSPSPRRHKKDKKKDKEREKDRDRERKEVRGRDERERSTSKKSKDQEKDHDCKSDSEKGDVKSSLLLQVTRDYDEEEQGYDSGKEVEEEERKSNSDSASSPKPREESEKKPAEESGKKSKQNGDDHHDEDDMEMSD encoded by the exons ATGACGAACGTTATTCAAGTGACAAATGTGTCTCCGAGCACCACCTCCgaacagatgagaactctcttcgGATTTCTGGGAAATATTGAAGAGCTTAAGTTATTTCCACCCGA TGAATCTCCCTTGCCTGTGACTTCACGTGTCTGTTTTGTAAAGTTCCTTGAGACGGAGTCGGTTGGAGTGTCCCAGCATCTGACCAACACCGTCTTCGTGGACAGAGCCCTGATTGTTGTCCCATTTGCAGAAG GAGTGATTCCTGATGAGTCTAAAGCTCTGTCACTGCTGGCACCAGCGAACGCTGTGGCAGGATGCATGCCTGGAGGGGGCCTTCTCCCCACTCCAAATCATTTGGCGTCT ATGGGGGGTGTGCCCCTTTCAGCTCTTGGAAATCCCAACATGGATCCCATGGTTGCCATGGGCATGTCTGGCAACATGAACCCTCAG GCCCTCTCTGCTGACTTTCTGAAGCTTATGCAATCCATGGATCCTACTAA GATGAATCCAATGGCTGCTGGTATGATGGTTAATCATGGTATGAAGAATGACTCCAATAAGGAGATTGAGGCTGCCATGAAGAGGGTCAGAGAGGCCCAGTCTCTCATCTCTGCAGCTATTGAGCCTGGAA ATAAGAAAGACGACAAGCGCAAACATTCCCGCTCCAGCTCTCGGTCAAGGCGGAGGAGGTCCAGGTCTCGCTCTCGTTACAG GCGATCGAAGAGCAGGTCTCGACGGAGGTCGCACTCGAGGAGCTGGAGGCGGTCGAAGAGCCCCCGCAGAAGGAAGTCCCACTCCAGAGAGAGGGGCAGACGCAGCAAATCCAG GGAtaagaagaaagaggagaaatCTAAGAAGCGCTCCAAGACTCCGCCTAAGAGCTACAGCAGTACCAGGAGGTCTCGAAGCGTCAGTCG GAGACGTAGAAGAAGCCGCAGTGCCTCTCGGTCACCAAAGAAGTCCAGGTCCCCAAAGAGGAAACTGTCCAGGTCCCCTTCCCCTAGAAG GCACAAGAAGGACAAAAAGAAGGACAAAGAGCGAGAGAAGGACAGGGATCGCGAGAGGAAAGAGGTCAGAGGCCGAGACGAAAGAGAACGATCCACCAGCAAGAAGAGCAAAGACCAGGAGAAGGACCACGACTGTAAATCTGACAGCGAGAAAGGAGATGTCAAG AGCTCTTTGCTCTTGCAGGTGACCAGGGATTATGATGAGGAGGAGCAGGGCTATGACAGTGgaaaagaggtagaggaagaagagaggaagagcaACTCTGATTCGGCGTCATCCCCTAAGCCCCGGGAGGAGTCTGAAAAGAAGCCTGCAGAGGAGAGCGGCAAGAAGTCCAAACAGAACGGAGATGACCACCATGATGAGGACGACATGGAGATGAGTGACTGA